The stretch of DNA ATAAGCCTTCGTGTTGCAGGCTGGTGGCTACTTGTTCGAGCCGTTCCTGACCAATGCGTTCAACTTCGAGCGAAGCCGTAACGCCTAAGCCGGGGTCGCCAATCGTAGGCAGCGTGGTATCGGGCAAAATGGGCTGATAAACGTGCAGCAGCGTGATGGTAGCCCCGGTTTTACGGGCGAACAGCCGCGCCCAGTTCAGGGCGTGGGTAGCGTTGGTAGAAAAATCGGTTGGGAAAAGTAAGTTGGTCATAACGATAAGTGAAAAATGAAAAGTGAAAAGTTGCTTCCAGAACAATCATTTTTCACTTTTCACTCTTAACTGTTAATTACCAACTGTGTTTAATTTTTGCAGGGCCATGAGCTGTTGCATGTTTTTTTCCATGCTTTCGGTCGAGCCGTCGAGGAAAATAACGTTGCCTTTGCCGTTCTCAGCGAAGTGTTTGATAGCTTCGGTCCAAATCGAAAACAGAATCAGCGACGCATCTAAATTGGCTTCGTTCATCACTTTTGCCGACTCGGCCATACCCTTTGCTACTTCCTCGCGGAACAACGCCACGCCCTGCCCACGCAGTTGCGATGCCGTTTTTTCGGCTTCGGCAGAAATCTTGATGGCGTTTCCTTCGGCTTCGGCGGCTTTGGTTTTGGTGATAAGCAACGCCTGTCCTTCGTTTTCGGCAGCCGCCCGCAGATTGGAAGAAGCTACCACCTGCGCCATCGACCGCATAATTACCTCATCGAACGCAATGTCGTTCAGTTGCAGGTCAGTCAGGTGATACCCCCAGCTTTCGAGGAGCGTATCGAGCTGCGATTTTACGTGTTCGATGATTTCTGAGCGCAGAGCCAGAATTTCGGATTGCCGTTTGGTGGCGACAAAGCTGCGAATCGAGCCTTCGATGGTGCGGGTCAGAGCCTGCATAAACGAGGCTTCGTCGATGAATTTGAAGGCCACGTTTTTAATAGTCTCTTCGCCCTGATTCAGCACCGAATAAACCAGCATGGCTTTGAAATTTACGTTGGCCTGATCGGCGGTGATTGCCTGAAACGCCAGTTCGACCGAGCGGTTTTGAATCGAGATGCGCCGGTACACGGTTTCGATAAACGGAATCTTGAAGTTCAGCCCCGGCCCCATCACCCGCGCATATTTGCCAAAAATGGTAATAACGGCTACCGTACCCTGCTGTACAATTACGACCGACAAAAAGACGAGGACAACCAGCAGAAAGAATAAAATGGATAGGGTAATCATAGTTTTATTTTGTTGAAACGATGGGAAATAATCAGGACACCAACCTACGAAGAAGAATGATGCCCTGCACAAAAACTGTATAAT from Spirosoma montaniterrae encodes:
- a CDS encoding SPFH domain-containing protein, with translation MITLSILFFLLVVLVFLSVVIVQQGTVAVITIFGKYARVMGPGLNFKIPFIETVYRRISIQNRSVELAFQAITADQANVNFKAMLVYSVLNQGEETIKNVAFKFIDEASFMQALTRTIEGSIRSFVATKRQSEILALRSEIIEHVKSQLDTLLESWGYHLTDLQLNDIAFDEVIMRSMAQVVASSNLRAAAENEGQALLITKTKAAEAEGNAIKISAEAEKTASQLRGQGVALFREEVAKGMAESAKVMNEANLDASLILFSIWTEAIKHFAENGKGNVIFLDGSTESMEKNMQQLMALQKLNTVGN